Proteins encoded by one window of Bryobacteraceae bacterium:
- a CDS encoding RNA methyltransferase: MVERLTSARNPLLKEVRRAGLKGELTPSGACVAESFHLLEEAIRGGCEIDAVLAATSVRGTVEGHVKGLKRVRVTELPDPLFDEISLTEASQGVIALVKPPAWTLDQLFRGRSLVVALDGIQDPGNAGAIVRSAEAFGATGVVFVKGAVSPYNPKTLRASAGSLFRVPFVHGLDAVLLKTAMSQKRVDVFAAVAHGGLSVGDVDLSRRAAIIVGSEAHGVSATLLASAAGLRIPTTAVESLNAAVAASIILYEAARQRWRK; this comes from the coding sequence ATGGTCGAAAGGCTCACCAGCGCCCGCAATCCGCTGCTCAAGGAAGTGCGCCGCGCCGGGCTGAAAGGTGAACTTACTCCGTCGGGCGCATGCGTCGCCGAGAGCTTTCACTTACTTGAGGAGGCCATCCGCGGCGGATGCGAAATCGACGCCGTGCTCGCGGCCACTTCGGTCCGCGGCACCGTCGAGGGGCATGTGAAGGGCCTCAAGCGCGTTCGGGTGACCGAACTTCCCGATCCTCTCTTCGACGAAATCTCGCTCACCGAAGCGAGCCAGGGGGTCATCGCGCTCGTCAAGCCTCCCGCGTGGACGCTCGACCAACTGTTCCGCGGGCGCTCACTGGTCGTCGCTCTCGACGGCATTCAGGACCCGGGCAACGCCGGCGCCATCGTCCGCTCCGCCGAAGCGTTCGGGGCCACCGGCGTCGTCTTCGTCAAGGGCGCCGTCAGCCCCTACAACCCAAAGACCCTTCGCGCCTCGGCCGGATCGCTCTTTCGCGTCCCTTTCGTCCATGGCCTCGATGCCGTGCTGCTCAAGACCGCGATGAGCCAGAAGCGGGTTGACGTATTCGCCGCCGTGGCGCATGGCGGACTGTCGGTCGGCGATGTCGACCTGTCGCGACGCGCCGCCATCATCGTCGGCAGCGAAGCCCATGGCGTGAGCGCCACCCTCCTCGCCTCCGCCGCCGGACTCCGGATTCCGACCACCGCCGTGGAATCGCTGAACGCCGCTGTCGCCGCGTCCATCATCCTCTATGAAGCCGCCCGCCAGCGCTGGCGCAAGTGA
- a CDS encoding YdcF family protein: MIRRIAMIALLLAVAGGAGALVTTTLEVHRHARVDEARPAEVVVVYGAANYAGRPSPVLKARLDHALELYRRKLAPRILTTGGSGGDPHFTEGETGRDYLIRNGVPPEAVIVETEARSTAESTAAIGEILRRMGLNEVIVVTDGYHVYRAKRMLEAQGLRVWASPRAGPVRDDARFWLQCLRQAAALRLWWAGVVI; the protein is encoded by the coding sequence ATGATTCGGCGTATCGCAATGATCGCCCTGCTGTTGGCGGTGGCCGGCGGCGCGGGGGCACTGGTGACGACCACGCTCGAAGTGCATCGGCACGCGCGCGTGGACGAGGCCCGGCCAGCGGAGGTGGTTGTGGTGTACGGAGCGGCGAACTACGCCGGGCGGCCGTCGCCGGTGTTGAAGGCGCGGCTCGATCACGCGCTCGAATTGTACCGGCGGAAGCTGGCGCCGCGAATCCTTACGACTGGGGGCTCGGGCGGCGATCCGCATTTCACCGAAGGCGAGACGGGCCGTGACTATCTGATTCGGAATGGGGTTCCGCCAGAAGCCGTGATCGTGGAGACGGAGGCGCGATCGACGGCCGAGAGCACGGCGGCGATCGGCGAGATTCTACGGCGGATGGGATTGAATGAAGTGATCGTGGTCACCGACGGCTATCACGTGTACCGGGCGAAACGGATGCTGGAGGCGCAGGGGCTGCGGGTGTGGGCCTCGCCGCGTGCGGGGCCGGTTCGCGACGATGCGCGGTTCTGGCTGCAGTGCCTGCGGCAGGCCGCGGCGCTGCGGTTGTGGTGGGCCGGCGTGGTGATCTGA
- a CDS encoding helix-turn-helix domain-containing protein, translated as MDIAEVAHRSGLPPSTLRYYEEKKLIASIGRMGLRRQYDAKVLDRLALIALGRAAGFSLGEIALMFGPDGRPRIDRSVLAAKADALDARIRELTAMRNGLRHAAACPARSHLECPTFRRLLRAASMGKLSPSEPQSGARTRRGGGG; from the coding sequence ATGGATATCGCCGAAGTAGCCCACCGCTCCGGACTCCCACCATCGACGCTCCGCTACTACGAGGAAAAGAAGCTGATCGCGAGTATCGGCCGGATGGGCCTGCGCCGCCAGTACGACGCCAAGGTGCTGGACCGCCTCGCCCTGATCGCACTCGGCCGCGCGGCCGGCTTCTCGCTCGGCGAGATCGCGCTGATGTTCGGTCCCGACGGCCGACCGCGCATTGACCGCAGTGTCCTGGCCGCCAAGGCCGACGCTCTCGACGCAAGGATCCGCGAACTCACCGCGATGCGCAACGGACTCCGCCACGCCGCCGCCTGCCCGGCCCGGAGTCACCTCGAATGCCCCACGTTCCGCCGCCTCCTTCGCGCCGCCTCAATGGGGAAGCTTTCTCCGAGTGAGCCGCAATCAGGCGCGCGCACCCGGCGCGGCGGCGGCGGCTAG
- a CDS encoding class I SAM-dependent methyltransferase encodes MDARDTGSDQARLWNGDAGRAWVDLQESLDRLWKPFEETLAGAAPAGCRVLDVGCGTGATTLAAARRAGGGATGIDISEPMLEAARTKAERDGIAARFLCGNAQEYPFEAGTFDRILSRFGVMFFEDPVRAFANLRRAAAEGAVLVAIAWRGAEENPFMTVAERTAAPLLPDLPPREPDAPGQFAFADAERVRGILERSGWVGIEIEPIDIDCCLPEPELVHYFTRLGPVGRVLDGVEASKRAETIERVRAAFEPYVHGDEVRFLAACWMIRARTGAGEPVVSTVP; translated from the coding sequence ATGGACGCTCGGGATACGGGCAGCGACCAGGCGCGCCTGTGGAACGGCGACGCCGGCCGCGCGTGGGTGGATCTGCAGGAATCGCTCGACCGGCTGTGGAAGCCGTTCGAAGAAACGTTGGCCGGCGCGGCGCCGGCGGGATGCCGCGTGCTCGACGTCGGTTGCGGGACGGGCGCGACGACGTTGGCCGCGGCGCGGCGGGCCGGGGGCGGCGCAACCGGGATCGACATCTCGGAGCCGATGCTCGAGGCGGCGCGGACGAAGGCCGAGAGGGACGGGATCGCCGCTCGCTTTCTTTGCGGGAACGCGCAGGAATACCCGTTCGAGGCGGGAACCTTCGACCGGATTCTCTCGCGCTTCGGAGTGATGTTTTTCGAGGATCCGGTGCGGGCGTTCGCGAATCTGCGCCGGGCGGCGGCGGAAGGCGCAGTGCTGGTGGCGATCGCGTGGCGAGGCGCCGAGGAGAATCCCTTCATGACGGTGGCGGAACGGACGGCCGCGCCGCTGCTGCCGGATCTTCCGCCGCGCGAGCCGGACGCGCCAGGCCAGTTCGCGTTTGCCGACGCGGAGCGGGTTCGCGGCATCCTGGAGCGCAGCGGATGGGTGGGGATCGAGATCGAGCCGATCGATATCGACTGCTGTTTGCCGGAGCCGGAACTGGTTCACTACTTCACGCGGCTCGGCCCCGTGGGACGGGTGTTGGATGGGGTGGAAGCGTCGAAGCGGGCGGAAACGATCGAGCGCGTCCGCGCCGCGTTCGAGCCCTATGTGCACGGCGACGAGGTTCGCTTCCTCGCCGCTTGCTGGATGATCCGCGCACGGACAGGCGCTGGCGAGCCGGTTGTGTCAACGGTCCCGTAA
- a CDS encoding cupin domain-containing protein, with amino-acid sequence MEKLWVLGGLVAASAFGQTLWAPKGQPAVYKAPHKAHTKLKEAKAAHGGTKSWRQVVVDDGLLHSEYVQAAPGEGVKRALHPDTRSWWVVLEGEVEFDIETVAPFKAHKGSMVQVPMQTFFSWRVTGDAPAVMFETNVYGAKTLYEGDTAPPKTPGLDWIPVKMNRRIGQWEHHNKAHTTFEEVAAKLEKGEVRGTQYIVQDDRGTANFIYGYNSKLPPLDEKNKGHYHPESAEYWLIMKGQIRYPIEKVGVVIAEEGDVVYVPPYTWHAPRWWGEGASCRLAMNGYPYISHLFDASLGKH; translated from the coding sequence ATGGAGAAGCTTTGGGTGCTGGGCGGCCTTGTCGCCGCCTCGGCCTTCGGACAAACCCTCTGGGCGCCCAAGGGCCAACCGGCGGTCTATAAAGCACCACACAAGGCGCACACGAAACTCAAGGAAGCGAAAGCCGCCCACGGCGGAACGAAGTCCTGGCGGCAGGTGGTGGTGGACGACGGCCTTCTTCACAGCGAGTACGTCCAGGCCGCGCCGGGCGAGGGCGTCAAGCGGGCCCTCCATCCCGATACCCGCTCCTGGTGGGTGGTGCTCGAAGGCGAAGTGGAGTTCGATATCGAAACCGTCGCTCCGTTCAAGGCCCATAAAGGCTCCATGGTGCAGGTTCCGATGCAGACCTTCTTTTCGTGGCGCGTCACTGGCGACGCACCGGCCGTCATGTTCGAGACCAATGTCTACGGCGCCAAGACGCTCTACGAGGGCGACACCGCGCCGCCGAAGACGCCGGGGCTCGATTGGATCCCCGTGAAAATGAACCGCCGCATCGGGCAGTGGGAGCACCACAACAAGGCGCACACCACGTTCGAGGAAGTGGCCGCGAAGCTCGAGAAAGGCGAGGTTCGCGGAACGCAGTACATCGTTCAGGACGACCGCGGCACGGCGAACTTCATCTACGGCTATAACTCGAAGCTCCCGCCGCTCGACGAGAAGAACAAGGGACACTATCATCCGGAGTCCGCCGAATACTGGCTGATCATGAAGGGCCAGATCCGCTACCCGATCGAAAAGGTGGGCGTCGTCATCGCGGAAGAAGGCGACGTGGTTTATGTACCGCCCTACACCTGGCACGCTCCGCGCTGGTGGGGCGAGGGTGCATCGTGCCGGCTGGCGATGAACGGCTATCCTTACATCTCACACCTGTTCGACGCGTCGCTCGGCAAGCACTAG
- a CDS encoding D-2-hydroxyacid dehydrogenase codes for MPDDRFSRRSLIAAAGAAGAQAPIALAAQAPVQRRAGEPIRIVTMYPFEPHEVEQIKAAAGETTVELIVAKSPDEYRQRLRDAEVVYGAMRGADLDFAPKLKWVQSGGAGVENMDDKVRASPIPMTNYAGTFAPGISETAMGLLLALSRGLVRHYLPQFYLKKTMAPVGTPKSDHHVELVGRTMGIVGMGGIGAAIARRAHYGFDMRIVGIDPKPMRKPHFVDALHPPSYFMTMVPQVDVLVAAAPHTKETERMFNEKVFRSMKKSAFFLAMSRGKLYDENALVKALKERWISGAGLDVFPTEPVPPNHPIFECDNVIMSAHTSGWSPDRQVRLIELFAENVRRYAAGEPLMNVVDKQKGY; via the coding sequence ATGCCCGACGACCGATTCTCCCGCCGTTCGTTGATCGCCGCCGCCGGAGCCGCCGGCGCGCAGGCCCCCATCGCCCTCGCCGCCCAAGCCCCTGTCCAGCGGCGCGCCGGCGAACCGATCCGCATCGTCACGATGTACCCGTTCGAACCGCATGAGGTGGAGCAGATCAAGGCTGCCGCCGGCGAAACCACGGTGGAGTTGATTGTCGCCAAGTCGCCGGACGAATACCGGCAGCGTCTTCGCGACGCCGAAGTCGTGTACGGCGCGATGCGGGGCGCCGACCTGGACTTCGCGCCGAAACTCAAATGGGTCCAGAGCGGGGGCGCGGGGGTCGAAAACATGGACGACAAGGTTCGCGCGAGCCCCATCCCCATGACCAACTATGCCGGCACATTCGCCCCCGGCATCTCCGAAACCGCCATGGGGCTGTTGCTCGCTCTCTCGCGCGGCTTGGTTCGTCATTATCTGCCGCAGTTCTACCTCAAGAAGACAATGGCGCCGGTGGGCACGCCAAAGTCCGATCATCACGTCGAACTGGTGGGCCGCACCATGGGCATTGTCGGCATGGGGGGCATCGGCGCAGCCATCGCGCGCCGCGCCCACTACGGTTTCGACATGCGTATTGTCGGCATCGATCCCAAGCCGATGCGCAAACCCCACTTCGTCGACGCGCTTCATCCCCCGAGCTACTTCATGACCATGGTTCCCCAGGTGGACGTGCTCGTCGCCGCCGCGCCGCATACCAAGGAAACCGAGCGCATGTTCAACGAGAAGGTCTTCCGCTCGATGAAGAAGTCCGCCTTCTTCCTGGCCATGTCGCGAGGCAAGCTCTACGACGAGAACGCGCTGGTGAAGGCGCTGAAGGAACGCTGGATCTCCGGCGCCGGCCTCGACGTCTTCCCCACCGAACCGGTTCCGCCCAACCACCCGATCTTCGAGTGCGACAACGTGATCATGTCCGCCCACACTTCCGGCTGGAGTCCGGACCGCCAGGTGCGACTCATCGAACTGTTCGCCGAGAACGTCCGCCGTTATGCGGCCGGCGAGCCACTGATGAACGTGGTAGACAAGCAGAAAGGTTACTAA